The genomic region GTCGGTCAGGCGTTCGACCAGCTCGACGGGCGAGAACTCCTCGACGTGGAAGACGTTGGTCGGCTCGTGGCTGTGCGGGGTGAAGGTCAGCCGGTTGGGGGTGGCCACGATCAGCTCGCCGCCGGGCCGCAGGATCCGTCGCTGCTCGCCGAGGAACCGGCCGACGTCGGGCAGGTGCTCGATGACCTGCAGGTTGACCACGACGTCGGTCTCGCCCGTCGGCAGGCCGGTGTCGCAGATGTCGGCGGTCAGGAAGTCGACTGCCTCGGCGGACCCGTAGCGCCGACGGGCGTGCTCGGCGACGGTCTCGACCAGCTCGACCCCGGTGGCGGAGGCGGCGACCGCGCCCAGCATGGCCGTGCCGTATCCCTCGCCCGATCCCGAGTCGACCACGCGCTTGCCGACGCTGCGCGCCGCCGCGAACCGGTAGGCGACGACGTGCCGCTGGAACCAGTAGTTCTCCTCGGGGATCCCGGGGACGGTCCGCTCGCCGGTCAGGGGCAACGACGGGGTCGGCTCGGCAGCGACAGGGGCCGTGGGTTCGACAGTCATGGGGTGGGGAGGGTAATCCGCCCGCACCGACGCCGGCGCATCGGCCTACGGTGGGGGCATGGCCGAGCCGAGCCGACCCGCGGGTGGGGGCAGCGGCGCGCTCGTCCTGCTCCTGCTGGTCATCGGGGTCGCCCTGCTGGTCCGCAGTCCGGCCACCACACCGCAGCCGAACGGCCCCGTCGCAGCGTTCGCGAAGGCGCCCCCGCCGGTCACCCCCGAGGAGTACATGGCGGCCGTCGCCGGCGGCACGTGGACGACCTTCGGGGCCCGACCACCGGTCAACGGCTTCAACCCCGGCCCGTCGGTGTGGACCGGGACACAGCTGCTGGTCGGCTTCACCCCCGATGTCGCCCGCCTGGACCTGTCCGCCCCGCTGGGGGAGGCCTGGGTGTCCCTGCCGCCCCACCCCTCGGGGGCGGTGGACGTCGAGTCGGTGGTCCACCTCGACGGCGAGGTCATCACCTACGGCCCGACGACGTGCGCGGGCTGCGGGCCGACCCCGGCGGTCCATGCCCTGGACGTCGACACGGCGACGTGGCGCGAGCTGCCTCCCGTCCCCGGCGACGTGGCCGGGCAGTCGCAGCTGGTCGTCGTCGGCGGGCGCGTCGTCCTCGTCGGGACCGCCGAGGACGGCGTCGACGTGCACCTCCTCGACGAGGGTGTCGGCGCCTGGGTCGACCTCGACGCCCCGTCGCTGCCGGGCCCCGTTCGGTGGCAGGCCGTCGGGGCCGGCTCGTCGCTGATCGTGCTGGGCACGATGTCGCCGCCGGACGGCACGTCGGTGGGCGGGGCGCTCGCGTGGGATGCCGACCGTGGCTGGCGCGAGCTCGTCGACGGTGCGGTCCCGCCCCCGGGCGTGGAGCAGGCGGCGGCGGTGTGGACTGGGGAGGAGGTCGTCGTGCTGGGCGGCCGGGAGGCGGACGGGGACAGCCCGTACGCGCGCGCCTGGGCCCTCCGTGTGGGAGAAGGGGAGTGGCGACGACTGCCACCCCTCCCGGCATCGTTCGTGGCCATGCCGGACCTGTCGCGGGTCCGGATGCTGGACGGGCTGGTCGGCACGTGGGACGGACAGCAGGCGGTGTTCGTCGGCGGCCTGACCGCGCCGTTGTTCGCCTCGTGGATCCCGGGGACCGGGTGGGCGATGCGGCTGCCGACCAGCCCCCGGGCGGGCGGCCGGGTGTGGTGGACCGGGGAGCAGCTGCTGTTGTGGGGTGGGGTGGACCGGGGCGGCCCGGCCCAGGACCTGCAGCTGTGGCCGACCCGCCCGGGCTTCTCCGGCACCGCCGTCGACGACGGGGACACGGGGGTGGCCGAGGAGCTCGACCACGCCGATGTGGGAGTCGACCCCGCAGGTGGGTAGGCTCCGCCACGATTTCGGGACGACGGCTTCGCGATGTTACCGTTCGGTAACCAGACTCAGCGGGTCCGACGTGCATCCAGCCAGA from Euzebya rosea harbors:
- a CDS encoding class I SAM-dependent methyltransferase, which codes for MTVEPTAPVAAEPTPSLPLTGERTVPGIPEENYWFQRHVVAYRFAAARSVGKRVVDSGSGEGYGTAMLGAVAASATGVELVETVAEHARRRYGSAEAVDFLTADICDTGLPTGETDVVVNLQVIEHLPDVGRFLGEQRRILRPGGELIVATPNRLTFTPHSHEPTNVFHVEEFSPVELVERLTDVGGFAVTRLLGLHHGARITAAEDATGRAFTDMVLQPVEEWPRWLHTLVRRIGPRDFVWSEDDLGDSLDLLAVCSA